A single Buchnera aphidicola (Hyperomyzus lactucae) DNA region contains:
- a CDS encoding flagellar hook-associated protein FlgK: protein MSSILNTAIAGINAMKIMIDNTVNKINNPTQKNTEKRVFLENTIQDSNVNTAVKVKEIYDNYNDFITEERRKTNVQVQDEQTKIEQLLKLEDLLCEKSNIFNELINDLYEQIDKDILVDKKNIINDKIKEKLNNIIFTLHDFDKKLKFLEKDIKESVVNNLKKVNSLIDEIHDITIDIRYFPVFKIPNKVENLMEKRDNLVDELNDLIGVKVVKGNDSYKIYLNNGMSIINNNQKQNLIPLTSESDDRYISIGYIDDDEKTVKKIEDMIPSASIGALLKFKRDELANARNKIGQLTINFADSINSYHTLGYDMFGHVGKQIFNISNPEIISSSSNRTYPLTSVKWVSTSNAKATDYILYFKNNNWMITRLSDRTQVQPNIRQENNETLITFDGMEFSIQEGNTDGNIYMIKPYSKTLEQLELLIDDDEPFAFSSDKISINNQNRNNAIIIKKFNQDLLVDHKETLDTAYQNFSKSIAHKCNALEEELPFKKNMIRILHNKKISMSNNIEQDYQNLNYQQECYLANVKVLQTAERIFNEIIECYS from the coding sequence ATGAGTTCTATATTAAATACAGCTATTGCTGGTATTAACGCAATGAAAATTATGATTGATAATACTGTTAATAAAATTAATAATCCCACTCAAAAAAACACAGAGAAACGTGTTTTTTTGGAAAATACTATACAAGATTCTAATGTAAACACAGCAGTAAAAGTAAAAGAAATATACGATAATTATAATGATTTTATTACAGAAGAAAGAAGAAAAACTAATGTACAAGTTCAAGATGAACAAACTAAAATTGAACAACTATTAAAATTAGAAGATTTATTATGCGAAAAATCAAATATTTTTAATGAATTAATTAATGATTTATATGAACAAATAGACAAAGATATCCTTGTAGATAAAAAAAACATTATCAATGATAAAATAAAAGAAAAATTAAATAATATAATTTTCACTCTTCATGATTTTGATAAAAAATTAAAATTTCTAGAAAAAGATATAAAAGAATCAGTTGTAAATAATTTAAAAAAAGTGAATTCTTTAATTGATGAAATTCATGACATTACGATTGACATTCGCTATTTTCCTGTTTTTAAAATCCCTAATAAGGTTGAAAATCTTATGGAAAAAAGAGATAATTTAGTGGATGAATTAAATGATTTAATTGGAGTGAAAGTTGTTAAAGGTAACGATAGTTATAAAATTTATTTAAATAATGGAATGTCTATTATCAATAACAATCAAAAGCAAAACTTAATTCCACTTACATCTGAATCTGATGATAGATATATAAGTATAGGATATATCGATGATGATGAAAAAACAGTCAAAAAAATAGAAGATATGATCCCGAGTGCTTCTATAGGAGCTCTTTTAAAATTTAAAAGAGATGAATTAGCTAATGCAAGAAATAAAATCGGACAATTAACAATTAATTTTGCTGATAGTATTAATTCATACCACACATTAGGATATGATATGTTTGGGCATGTTGGTAAACAAATTTTTAATATTAGCAATCCAGAAATTATATCAAGTTCAAGCAATCGTACATATCCTCTAACATCTGTAAAGTGGGTTTCTACTAGCAATGCAAAAGCTACTGATTATATTCTATATTTTAAAAATAACAATTGGATGATAACAAGACTGTCAGATCGAACTCAAGTACAACCTAATATACGTCAAGAAAATAATGAAACATTAATTACTTTTGATGGAATGGAATTTTCAATACAAGAGGGAAATACTGATGGCAATATTTATATGATTAAACCATATTCTAAAACGCTAGAACAATTAGAACTATTAATTGATGACGACGAACCATTTGCATTCTCATCAGATAAAATAAGTATAAACAATCAAAATAGAAACAATGCTATAATAATAAAAAAATTCAATCAAGATCTTTTAGTAGATCATAAAGAAACTCTTGATACAGCATATCAAAATTTTTCTAAATCTATAGCTCATAAATGTAATGCTCTTGAAGAAGAATTACCTTTTAAAAAAAATATGATCAGAATACTTCATAATAAAAAAATATCTATGTCGAATAATATTGAACAGGATTATCAGAATTTAAATTATCAACAAGAATGTTATCTTGCAAATGTAAAGGTATTGCAAACAGCTGAAAGAATTTTTAATGAAATAATTGAATGCTATAGTTAA
- a CDS encoding ACP S-malonyltransferase encodes MALFAMLFPGQGAQYVGMLSSFFLKKNNIFKNTFEEASDCIHDDLFKLVQEGPGIKLNKSHYTQVAILTASVSIYRFWNDKSGRIPSLMSGHSLGEYSALVCSNSIKFSDALKIVFFRGKLMEETTINRPSLMQAIIGLNKKLVKNACLIASKKKNSILGKYKLS; translated from the coding sequence ATGGCTTTATTCGCAATGTTATTCCCTGGACAAGGTGCACAATACGTAGGTATGCTATCTTCATTTTTTTTAAAAAAAAATAATATTTTTAAAAATACTTTTGAAGAAGCATCAGATTGCATTCATGATGATTTATTTAAATTAGTACAAGAAGGACCAGGAATAAAATTAAATAAAAGTCACTACACACAAGTGGCAATATTAACTGCATCAGTTTCAATCTATCGTTTTTGGAATGATAAAAGTGGAAGAATTCCATCTTTAATGTCTGGTCATAGCCTTGGAGAATATTCTGCTCTAGTATGTTCCAATTCAATAAAGTTTTCTGATGCATTAAAAATTGTTTTTTTTCGCGGAAAACTGATGGAAGAAACGACTATAAACAGACCCTCTTTAATGCAAGCGATTATTGGTTTAAATAAAAAATTAGTAAAAAATGCATGTTTAATAGCATCAAAAAAAAAAAATAGTATCCTTGGCAAGTATAAACTCTCATGA
- the fabG gene encoding 3-oxoacyl-[acyl-carrier-protein] reductase — MNKKTALITGANRGIGKAIAKKLIRKGIQVIGTATTQDGANIISNYLKENGFGCVLNLNDTDSITEKINEIYKKKYSIDILINNAGIKEDNLLINMKAKEWDKVININLTSIFHLTKSVIRSMIKKRKGRIITIGSIISCIGNKGQTNYSASKSGLIGFHKSLALEIASKGITVNIVAPGFIKTDFTDQLNIIQYQKYLSEIPMKRLGCAQEVADAVIFLASEKASYITGHTLHVNGGMYMI; from the coding sequence ATGAATAAAAAAACTGCATTAATAACAGGGGCAAATCGGGGAATAGGAAAAGCAATTGCAAAAAAACTTATAAGAAAAGGAATTCAGGTAATTGGTACAGCGACTACTCAAGATGGAGCTAATATCATTAGTAATTATTTAAAAGAAAATGGATTCGGTTGTGTTTTAAATTTAAATGACACTGATTCTATCACAGAAAAAATAAATGAAATTTATAAAAAAAAATATTCAATTGATATATTAATTAATAATGCTGGTATTAAAGAAGACAATTTATTAATTAATATGAAAGCTAAAGAATGGGATAAAGTTATAAATATTAATTTAACATCAATATTTCATCTTACAAAATCTGTTATCCGATCAATGATAAAAAAAAGAAAAGGAAGAATTATTACTATTGGATCTATAATTTCATGTATAGGAAATAAAGGACAAACTAATTATAGTGCTTCTAAATCAGGATTAATAGGGTTCCATAAATCATTAGCATTAGAAATAGCTTCTAAAGGAATTACTGTGAATATTGTTGCACCAGGTTTTATTAAAACAGATTTTACTGATCAATTAAATATTATTCAGTATCAAAAATATTTATCTGAAATTCCAATGAAAAGATTAGGATGTGCACAAGAAGTAGCGGATGCAGTTATTTTTTTAGCTTCAGAAAAAGCGTCATATATTACTGGACATACATTACATGTAAATGGAGGCATGTATATGATATAA
- the rluC gene encoding 23S rRNA pseudouridine(955/2504/2580) synthase RluC, with the protein MKHKILPISIIYINEDMINQRIDNFMHSRYKNIPKSMIYRIIRTGKIRINKKRVKPHYKLKIRDILKIPPIKILYNNSKNIFFPLNHAKNLLNSILYEDKHLLIINKPSGIAVHGGSGLNFGVIEYFRKLRPLDKFLELMHRIDRETSGILILAKKRTSLAFLHQQLREKKIRKEYIALVHGLWPEHIKKISKPLLKAKIQEKQKKVSIDEKGKPSETHFKIKKQFSSSTLLLVTPKTGRTHQIRVHSSYAGHPILFDKRYGNNNLDADIKMKNKYNINRLLLHASEIHFIHPENGKKMCIKAPLDINFKNYLSTII; encoded by the coding sequence ATGAAACATAAAATACTACCTATATCTATTATATATATCAATGAAGATATGATAAATCAAAGAATAGATAATTTTATGCATAGTAGATATAAAAATATACCAAAAAGTATGATCTATCGTATTATCAGAACAGGAAAAATTCGAATTAACAAAAAAAGAGTCAAACCACATTACAAATTAAAGATTCGAGATATATTAAAAATTCCACCAATAAAAATTTTATACAACAATTCAAAAAATATTTTTTTTCCTTTGAATCATGCTAAAAATTTATTAAATAGTATTTTATATGAAGATAAGCATTTATTAATTATTAATAAACCTTCAGGAATCGCCGTACATGGCGGAAGTGGATTAAATTTCGGGGTTATAGAATATTTCCGAAAGTTGCGTCCACTAGATAAGTTTCTTGAACTTATGCATCGTATTGATCGTGAAACATCAGGTATTTTAATATTAGCAAAAAAACGTACATCTTTAGCATTTTTGCATCAACAATTAAGAGAAAAAAAGATTAGAAAAGAATATATAGCATTAGTACATGGTTTATGGCCTGAACATATAAAAAAAATTTCTAAACCTTTGTTAAAAGCAAAAATACAAGAAAAACAAAAAAAAGTTTCAATTGATGAAAAAGGAAAACCTTCAGAAACACATTTTAAAATAAAAAAACAATTTTCTTCTTCAACACTATTATTGGTTACTCCAAAAACTGGTCGAACACATCAAATTCGTGTACATTCTTCATATGCAGGACATCCTATATTATTTGATAAACGTTATGGTAATAACAATTTAGACGCTGATATAAAAATGAAAAACAAATACAATATTAATAGGCTTTTACTCCACGCGTCTGAAATTCATTTTATTCACCCGGAAAATGGCAAAAAAATGTGTATAAAAGCACCATTAGATATAAATTTTAAAAATTATTTAAGTACTATAATATAA
- the tmk gene encoding dTMP kinase, translating to MIKNKFIVIEGLEGAGKTYACICIKNILKKYNITNILSVRQPGSTPIAEEIRNLTKKKFKNDNLIKETELLLMYAARLQLVEKKIKPALENGMWVISDRHDLSSLAYQGGGLGIKKKIITQLHSLFFENLIPDLTVYLDVSPKIGLSRAYNRDPLDQIESRSLEFFRKTRKSYLKSIQLNKNTIKINANLNIKIVTHNITKKILNWLNKQMV from the coding sequence ATGATAAAAAATAAATTTATTGTAATCGAAGGATTGGAAGGTGCAGGTAAAACTTATGCTTGTATATGTATTAAAAATATACTAAAAAAATATAATATTACAAATATACTATCAGTACGTCAACCGGGTAGTACGCCTATTGCAGAAGAAATAAGAAATTTAACAAAAAAAAAATTTAAAAATGACAATCTAATTAAAGAAACTGAATTACTATTAATGTATGCAGCCAGACTCCAATTAGTTGAAAAAAAAATAAAACCAGCATTAGAAAATGGGATGTGGGTGATTTCTGATCGTCATGATTTATCTTCTTTAGCTTATCAAGGGGGTGGATTGGGTATTAAAAAAAAAATAATAACTCAACTACATTCTTTATTTTTTGAAAACTTAATTCCAGATTTGACTGTTTATTTAGATGTATCTCCTAAAATTGGTCTATCAAGAGCATATAATAGAGATCCATTAGATCAAATAGAAAGTAGATCTTTAGAATTTTTCAGAAAAACTAGAAAAAGTTACTTAAAAAGTATACAACTAAACAAAAATACTATAAAAATAAATGCTAATTTAAACATTAAAATTGTAACGCATAATATTACAAAAAAAATTTTAAATTGGCTTAACAAGCAAATGGTATGA
- the acpP gene encoding acyl carrier protein codes for MKNIEQRIKKIIKEKLDIKEENILNNSSFVDDLGADSLDTVELIMALEEEFNIEISDEEAEKINTIQQSIEYIEHRYAKE; via the coding sequence ATGAAAAATATTGAACAGCGTATAAAGAAAATAATTAAAGAAAAACTAGATATTAAGGAAGAAAATATTTTAAATAATTCATCTTTCGTAGATGATCTCGGTGCAGATTCTCTTGATACAGTAGAACTCATTATGGCTTTAGAAGAAGAATTTAATATTGAAATATCAGATGAAGAAGCTGAAAAAATTAACACTATACAACAATCTATTGAATATATCGAGCATAGGTATGCAAAGGAGTAA
- the rpmF gene encoding 50S ribosomal protein L32 has protein sequence MAVQKNKPTRSKRGMRRSHDSLITPTLSVDKFSGETHIRHHITINGYYKGKKVI, from the coding sequence ATGGCAGTTCAAAAAAATAAGCCCACTCGTTCTAAAAGAGGAATGAGACGTTCTCATGATTCTCTAATAACACCAACGTTATCTGTAGATAAATTTTCTGGAGAAACGCATATTCGACATCACATTACTATTAACGGATATTATAAAGGCAAAAAAGTCATTTAA
- the rne gene encoding ribonuclease E produces MKRMLINATQQEELRIALVDGQRLYDLDIENSGSEQKKSNIYKGKITRIEPSLEAAFVDYGEEKHGFLPLKEISKNYFPTNHMHDSNQNIKNILQEGQEVIVQINKEERGTKGAALTTFISLPGSYLVLMPNNPKAGGISRRIEGNDRIVLKEFLSLLTLPEDMSLIIRTAGAGKSIESLKWDLSLRLQHWDTIKIIAKNRTAPFLIHQESNIIFRAFRDYLRKDIGEILIDNPKTLDLARKHITFLGRPDFINKIKLYSGEVPLFSYFQIETQIDSAFQRKVRLPSGGSIMVDTTEALTAIDINSSRSTSGADIESTAFNTNLEAVNEISRQLRLRDLGGLIVIDFIDMTSMTHQKSVENRLREMAREDRARIQIGHISRFGLLEMSRQRLSSSLSESSHHICPRCTGTGTIRDNESLSLSILRLIEEEALKENTYEVHAIVPIEIACYLLNEKRAAVHAIEKRQAGGKTIIIPSKKMKTPHYSVSRIRKGESVNSISYSLSKIRKNKIAHFLTEKILERKKKKKLDLKQCNLFKNNFNNINKEQENVSQKNNCKKFCTKLSNNNNFIFKIITWLKSSFLVKHIFITSEIFKNNTIHGKNSIFLKKKRVSLNEDNYDKKKITISSKLFRKKNISLNLSKEKKHDNEMYNLSESITNLSLKNAKFKSIKKSHSFSLEKSNNFYTNNEIEHLKNKKIKLCSEYNFFYNIKNKSNNVLNTNHKNHKMKNFNLKQEYKHQNIFFKNISLNKCCITNIDYNTIFYHFINYSKMLTKKIVQKNPANINLIQSPKLNVSSVFSLELALGKVWIKHLYTLDERKKQKKISNKKKLFISSVDTKNNETFLEKTLNKKYIKNHDFFRKKQLHSEVYECKKFLKNNPSIQNIIKSKLMVASKENSLFISNKKNIFLNTINKRENKRNQSSAPITKISETLLLKNEKTTINSDLLTMKSSIRIKNSAGAHSATNCSSSPVSKPK; encoded by the coding sequence ATGAAAAGAATGTTAATTAATGCAACTCAGCAGGAAGAGTTGCGTATTGCCCTTGTTGATGGTCAGCGTTTATATGATCTTGATATAGAAAATTCTGGATCAGAACAAAAAAAATCAAACATTTATAAAGGAAAAATTACTCGTATAGAACCTAGTTTGGAAGCTGCTTTTGTAGATTATGGCGAAGAAAAGCATGGATTTTTACCATTAAAAGAAATTTCTAAAAATTATTTTCCAACAAATCACATGCATGATTCGAATCAAAATATCAAAAATATTTTACAAGAAGGTCAAGAAGTTATCGTTCAAATAAACAAGGAAGAACGAGGAACTAAAGGTGCTGCTTTAACTACTTTTATTAGCTTGCCTGGCAGTTATTTAGTTCTTATGCCAAATAATCCTAAAGCAGGTGGAATATCAAGAAGAATAGAAGGTAATGATAGAATAGTGTTAAAGGAATTTTTATCTTTATTGACACTACCTGAAGATATGAGTTTAATTATTCGGACTGCTGGTGCAGGAAAATCTATAGAATCATTAAAATGGGATTTATCACTCAGATTACAACATTGGGATACAATAAAAATAATAGCAAAAAACAGAACAGCACCATTTTTAATTCATCAAGAAAGCAATATTATTTTTCGTGCTTTTAGAGATTATTTACGAAAAGATATTGGAGAGATTCTCATTGATAATCCTAAAACATTAGATTTAGCACGTAAACATATTACTTTTTTAGGTCGTCCAGATTTTATTAATAAGATTAAGCTGTACTCTGGAGAAGTACCTCTTTTCAGTTATTTTCAAATTGAAACACAAATAGATTCTGCTTTTCAAAGAAAGGTAAGACTACCTTCTGGTGGTTCAATTATGGTAGATACTACAGAAGCTTTAACTGCTATCGATATAAATTCTTCTCGGTCTACAAGTGGTGCAGATATTGAATCTACAGCATTTAATACTAATTTAGAAGCAGTTAATGAGATTTCTCGTCAATTACGTTTACGTGACTTAGGAGGTTTAATAGTAATTGATTTTATAGATATGACATCTATGACTCATCAAAAATCTGTTGAAAACAGATTACGCGAAATGGCTCGTGAAGATAGAGCACGTATTCAAATTGGTCATATTTCTCGATTTGGTTTATTGGAAATGTCCAGACAAAGATTAAGTTCATCTTTGAGTGAATCTAGTCACCATATTTGTCCTAGATGTACAGGAACAGGAACTATTAGAGATAATGAATCTTTGTCTTTGTCTATTTTGCGATTAATAGAAGAAGAAGCATTAAAAGAAAATACATATGAAGTACATGCTATTGTGCCTATAGAAATAGCCTGTTATTTATTGAATGAAAAAAGAGCGGCTGTACATGCTATTGAAAAACGTCAAGCAGGCGGAAAAACAATTATTATTCCTAGTAAAAAAATGAAAACACCTCATTATTCTGTATCTAGAATTCGAAAAGGTGAAAGTGTAAATTCGATTAGTTATTCTCTCTCTAAAATTCGAAAAAATAAAATAGCACATTTCTTAACAGAAAAGATTTTAGAAAGAAAAAAGAAAAAAAAATTAGATTTAAAGCAATGTAACTTGTTTAAAAATAATTTTAACAATATAAACAAAGAACAAGAAAATGTTTCACAAAAAAATAATTGTAAAAAATTTTGTACAAAACTGTCAAATAATAATAATTTTATATTTAAAATAATCACTTGGCTTAAAAGTTCTTTTTTAGTTAAACATATTTTTATTACAAGCGAAATTTTTAAAAATAATACTATTCATGGTAAAAATAGTATTTTCTTAAAAAAAAAACGTGTTTCTTTAAATGAAGATAATTATGACAAAAAAAAGATAACAATTTCATCTAAATTATTTAGAAAAAAAAATATATCATTAAATTTATCGAAAGAAAAAAAACATGATAATGAGATGTATAATTTAAGTGAAAGTATTACAAATTTATCTTTAAAAAATGCAAAATTTAAATCAATTAAAAAAAGTCATTCTTTCTCTTTAGAAAAATCTAATAATTTTTATACAAATAATGAAATAGAACATTTAAAAAACAAAAAAATAAAATTATGTAGTGAATATAATTTTTTTTATAATATAAAAAATAAATCAAATAATGTTTTAAATACAAATCACAAAAATCATAAAATGAAAAATTTTAATTTAAAACAGGAATATAAGCATCAAAATATTTTTTTTAAAAATATTTCACTCAATAAGTGTTGCATTACTAATATTGACTATAATACTATATTTTATCATTTTATAAATTATTCTAAAATGTTAACAAAAAAAATCGTACAGAAAAATCCTGCAAATATAAATCTTATTCAATCTCCTAAATTAAATGTTTCTTCAGTATTTTCATTAGAATTAGCATTAGGCAAAGTTTGGATTAAACATCTATATACATTAGATGAAAGAAAAAAACAAAAAAAAATAAGTAATAAAAAAAAATTATTTATATCTTCTGTAGATACAAAAAACAATGAAACTTTTTTAGAAAAAACACTAAATAAAAAATATATTAAAAATCATGATTTTTTTAGAAAAAAACAATTACACAGTGAAGTATATGAATGTAAAAAGTTTTTAAAAAATAATCCTTCAATCCAAAATATTATCAAATCTAAATTAATGGTAGCATCTAAAGAAAACAGTTTGTTCATTTCAAATAAAAAAAATATATTTTTAAATACCATTAACAAAAGAGAAAATAAAAGAAATCAATCAAGTGCACCTATAACAAAAATTTCTGAGACATTGTTGTTAAAGAATGAAAAAACAACAATTAATTCTGATTTATTGACAATGAAATCAAGTATTAGAATAAAAAATTCTGCAGGAGCACATTCTGCAACAAATTGTTCTAGTTCTCCTGTTTCAAAGCCTAAATAA
- a CDS encoding rod-binding protein, whose product MNDNLLLNISNYNTKFINELKYQVHSNPKKYALQTAREVESVFIQILLKNMRSSLSKDTLLDNNQSRLYTDIYDQKLSEYVSKKGIGLTDIILKQIQLKKNIE is encoded by the coding sequence ATGAACGATAATTTATTGTTAAATATTTCAAATTATAACACAAAATTTATTAATGAACTAAAATATCAAGTACATAGCAATCCTAAAAAATACGCCTTGCAAACAGCTAGAGAAGTTGAAAGTGTATTTATTCAAATATTACTTAAAAATATGAGAAGTTCTTTATCAAAAGATACTTTGTTAGATAACAATCAAAGTCGTCTCTATACTGATATATATGATCAAAAATTATCAGAATATGTAAGTAAAAAAGGAATTGGATTGACTGATATTATTTTAAAACAAATACAACTAAAAAAAAATATTGAATAA
- a CDS encoding ACP S-malonyltransferase, which yields MASINSHDQIVISGDKSAVYEASVNCKKLGAKYVLNINTNIPAHCALLKPISEKLKKIFKIITINSPVVPILNNVDVKSENNSENIKNALIRQVYSTVRWKEIIDLIKSKKIFTMLEIGPNTIITNLNKKNKNIIAYSTNNLKNFLISFKKINQGKNE from the coding sequence TTGGCAAGTATAAACTCTCATGATCAAATAGTAATTTCAGGAGATAAATCTGCTGTATATGAAGCAAGCGTAAATTGTAAAAAACTTGGCGCCAAATATGTATTGAATATAAATACTAATATACCTGCTCATTGTGCACTATTGAAACCAATATCTGAAAAACTAAAAAAAATATTTAAAATTATTACTATAAATTCACCAGTTGTTCCAATTCTTAATAATGTCGATGTAAAATCTGAAAATAATAGTGAAAATATTAAAAATGCATTAATAAGACAAGTCTATAGTACCGTAAGATGGAAAGAAATTATAGACTTAATAAAATCAAAAAAAATTTTTACTATGCTGGAAATAGGACCCAATACAATAATAACTAATTTAAATAAAAAAAATAAAAATATTATTGCATATAGTACAAATAACCTAAAAAATTTTTTAATATCCTTTAAAAAAATTAATCAAGGAAAAAATGAATAA
- a CDS encoding flagellar basal body P-ring protein FlgI produces the protein MSKKILLLIKSIIFILIISSSPLHAEKIRDLTSIQGIRNNQLIGYGLIVGLDGTGDQATQTPFTNQSLNNMLSQLGISIPSDTSMNLKNVAAVIVTANLPPFSHTGEQIDVIVSSMGNSKSLRGGTLLMTPLKGTDNQIYAIAQGNILVSEKNNSENKFHYIHSKQVNSGRIHDGATIEREINSNFGKQKTINLQLNQEDFSTAQRISDMINIKYPDTATPIDSRTVQLNTVPNNDVQVHMLSNIQDIDISLPSQKAKVVVNPRTGEVVINEAVKLGSCVVSNHNMSIIVHEIIDKKRDLYFLKSFIKKDEKKETSLEDIVDKNYMENLLLRKENLNNIVRALNKLGTKPDELMSILQLMKRAGCLNAKLEIV, from the coding sequence ATGTCTAAGAAAATATTATTATTGATTAAATCAATTATTTTTATTCTTATAATTTCTTCATCTCCTTTGCATGCTGAAAAAATACGCGATTTAACTAGTATTCAAGGAATTCGGAATAACCAACTGATTGGTTATGGTTTAATAGTAGGTTTAGACGGTACAGGTGATCAAGCTACACAAACTCCATTTACTAATCAATCATTAAATAATATGCTATCACAATTAGGTATTAGTATTCCTTCAGATACTAGTATGAATTTAAAAAATGTAGCTGCAGTAATAGTTACAGCAAATTTACCTCCATTTAGTCACACAGGTGAACAAATAGATGTAATTGTTTCATCTATGGGAAATTCTAAAAGTCTTAGAGGGGGAACATTATTAATGACTCCTTTAAAAGGTACTGATAATCAAATTTATGCTATTGCTCAAGGAAATATATTAGTATCTGAAAAGAATAATTCTGAAAATAAATTTCATTATATTCATTCCAAACAAGTAAATTCTGGAAGAATTCATGATGGTGCAACCATTGAACGTGAAATAAATTCTAATTTTGGAAAACAAAAAACAATTAACTTACAATTAAATCAAGAAGATTTTAGTACAGCACAACGTATTAGCGACATGATCAATATAAAATATCCAGATACAGCTACACCAATTGATTCCAGAACAGTACAGTTAAATACTGTACCTAACAATGATGTTCAAGTACACATGCTTTCTAACATTCAAGATATAGATATTTCCTTACCGTCACAAAAAGCAAAAGTTGTAGTTAATCCTCGCACTGGTGAAGTTGTTATTAACGAAGCAGTAAAATTAGGTTCATGTGTAGTTTCAAATCATAACATGTCTATTATAGTGCACGAAATTATAGACAAAAAAAGAGATTTATACTTTTTAAAATCATTTATTAAAAAAGATGAAAAAAAAGAAACTTCTTTAGAAGATATAGTTGATAAGAATTATATGGAAAATCTTCTTTTACGTAAAGAAAACCTAAATAATATAGTTCGGGCTTTAAATAAATTAGGTACTAAACCTGATGAATTAATGTCTATTTTGCAATTAATGAAACGCGCTGGCTGTCTTAACGCTAAATTGGAAATTGTTTAA
- a CDS encoding flagellar basal body L-ring protein FlgH has translation MIKLFICRIKYCLTAIFLLIIQSCSNIEYTPLVTGTTTAIAPDFLPKVINGSLFQEKIPLNYGYQPLFEDHRPHNVGDIITVVLQENISASNSSITNVSRDGSANLGITISPGQLNPMLGVNLKDNTTGFNGIGKNDFSGKGSNSAKNKFTGLITVTVQKILPNSNLKVIGEKQVAINEGKEFIRFSGVINPNNINKHNLISSTQIADARIEYVSHGRINDVQKMGWLQRFLLKISPI, from the coding sequence GTGATAAAGTTGTTTATTTGTCGAATTAAATATTGTTTAACCGCTATTTTTTTATTAATAATTCAGAGCTGTTCTAACATTGAATATACACCCCTGGTAACAGGTACTACAACTGCTATAGCACCTGATTTTTTACCTAAAGTAATCAATGGCTCTTTATTTCAAGAAAAAATACCACTAAATTATGGGTATCAACCATTATTTGAAGATCATCGTCCACATAATGTTGGAGACATCATTACGGTTGTATTACAAGAAAATATAAGCGCAAGCAATAGTTCTATTACAAATGTTAGTCGAGATGGTAGTGCCAATCTAGGCATAACAATATCACCTGGTCAATTAAATCCTATGCTAGGTGTGAATTTAAAAGACAATACAACTGGATTTAATGGCATAGGAAAAAACGATTTTTCTGGGAAGGGTAGTAATTCAGCTAAAAATAAATTTACTGGACTCATTACTGTTACCGTGCAAAAAATACTTCCAAATAGTAATTTAAAAGTTATTGGAGAAAAACAAGTTGCTATTAATGAAGGAAAAGAATTTATTCGTTTTTCAGGTGTAATAAATCCTAATAATATTAATAAACATAACTTAATTTCTTCTACTCAAATTGCTGATGCACGTATTGAATATGTAAGTCATGGACGAATTAATGATGTGCAAAAAATGGGATGGTTACAGAGATTTTTACTAAAAATCTCTCCAATATAG